From a region of the Acidobacteriota bacterium genome:
- a CDS encoding IS481 family transposase: MNAHSRAKTNPRSRELIVQRVQAEGWSRREAAEALGLSVRSVAKWLRRYREEGLAGLPDRTSRPRSSPMRTSEVLRKRVLELRQKRLVGREIAETIGLPRATVSRILRQAGVGRLRSLEPPEPPNRYEHAHPGDLLHIDIKKLARIVGGPGHRIHGDRRKKKRGVGYEHFFVCIDDHSRLSYVEALKAENMATATGFLERAIAWYRASGIQPRRLLTDNGRVFTSRPFNEVLAQASIRHGFTRPYRPRTNGKAERFIQTMLREWAYRRSYSSSAKRRRALPRWLHYYNFHRQHSSLGGKPPVSRVNNLFSRDT; the protein is encoded by the coding sequence ATGAACGCTCATAGCAGAGCAAAGACGAACCCCCGAAGTCGAGAGCTAATCGTCCAGAGAGTGCAGGCCGAGGGCTGGAGCCGCCGTGAGGCGGCGGAAGCCCTTGGCCTGAGCGTTCGGAGCGTGGCCAAGTGGCTCAGGCGCTATCGAGAAGAGGGGCTGGCAGGGCTACCGGACCGCACGAGCCGGCCACGCAGCTCACCCATGCGTACTTCGGAGGTTCTTCGAAAAAGGGTGCTCGAGCTGCGCCAGAAGCGTCTTGTCGGGCGCGAGATCGCCGAGACAATCGGCCTGCCGCGGGCTACGGTGAGCCGGATTCTTCGACAGGCCGGCGTGGGGCGCCTTCGCTCACTTGAGCCGCCCGAGCCGCCGAATCGATACGAGCACGCACATCCCGGCGACCTGCTGCACATCGACATCAAGAAGCTGGCCCGCATCGTCGGAGGCCCGGGCCACCGCATTCACGGGGACCGCAGGAAGAAGAAGCGCGGGGTCGGCTACGAGCACTTCTTCGTGTGCATCGACGACCACTCGCGCCTGAGCTACGTCGAGGCGCTCAAGGCCGAGAACATGGCCACGGCCACGGGTTTCCTCGAGCGTGCCATCGCCTGGTACCGCGCCTCCGGTATCCAGCCCAGACGCCTCCTCACCGACAACGGCCGGGTCTTCACCTCACGACCATTCAACGAGGTCCTCGCCCAGGCCTCCATCCGTCACGGCTTCACTCGCCCTTACCGCCCTCGCACCAACGGCAAGGCCGAGCGCTTCATCCAGACGATGCTCAGGGAATGGGCCTACCGACGCTCTTACTCTTCCTCAGCAAAGCGCCGTCGCGCTCTGCCGCGATGGCTTCACTACTACAATTTCCATCGTCAGCATTCCTCACTCGGAGGTAAACCACCGGTGTCCAGAGTGAACAACCTGTTTAGCCGCGACACCTAG